The DNA region CAAGTCCGCTTTTACTTTAAAGCCAGATTTTTGCAATTTTTGTGCAACTTGTTGCACATAATCAGCCTGTTTATCGGTAATTCCCGTGATGACAGCCTGTTCCGGTGCCAACCAAGTTGGGAAAAAACCAGCATATTCTTCGATCAAGATACCGATGAAACGCTCTAGTGAACCTAAAATTGCACGGTGAATCATAACAGGAACTAAACGCTCGTTACTTTCACCGACATAAGTTGCCCCTAGACGATTTGGTAAGTTGAAATCTAGCTGAACTGTACCACATTGCCATGCACGATCTAAACAGTCATGGAGTGTGAATTCGATTTTGGGGCCATAAAATGCCCCTTCACCTTCTTGAATTTCATATGGAATATCCATAGATTCTAAAGCCAGTTTTAGATCGCTTTCTGATTTATCCCAAATTTCATCGCTACCGACGCGTTGTTCTGGACGTGTTGAAAGTTTTACAACAATATTTTCAAAACCAAAAGTATTGTATACGTCATAAACCATCTTGATGCATTGCTTCACTTCATCTTGAATTTGCTCTTCTGTACAGAAAATATGAGCATCATCTTGAGTAAAGCCACGTACACGCATGATCCCGTGTAAGGCGCCAGATGGTTCATTACGATGGCACGAACCGAATTCCGCCATACGAAGTGGAAGATCACGGTAAGATTTCAAACCTTGGTTGAAGATTTGTACGTGCCCTGGGCAGTTCATTGGTTTAATTGCATACTCACGATTTTCTGAAGACGTAGTGAACATTGCATCTGCGTATTTATCCCAGTGCCCAGAACGTTCCCAAAGAACACGGTCCATCATTAATGGCCCTTTTACTTCTTGGTAATCGTATTCAGTCAGTTTCTCACGAACGAACACTTCTAGCTCACGGAAAATAGACCAACCATTATGATGCCAGAACACCATACCTGGCGCTTCTTGCTGCATGTGGAACAAGTCTAAATGCTTACCAATTTTACGGTGGTCACGCTTCGCCGCTTCTTCTAAACGAACAAGATGCTCTTTAAGCTGCTTTTTATCCGAAAATGCGGTGCCGTAGATACGTTGCAACATTTTATTATCGCTATTACCACGCCAATATGCACCAGCAACATTTAATAATGTGAAATGTTGGCAGAAGCTCATATTTGGAACATGGGGGCCACGACACATATCAATGTATTCTTCATGATGATATAGGCCAGGACGATCGTCACGCGCAACATTTTCATCTAAAATTTCAATTTTGTAACTTTCACCACGTGCTTCAAAAGCGTCACGAGCCTCTTGCCAACTCACTTTCTTCTTGACGACTTGATATTTAGTTTTCGCAAGCTCTTTCATACGCTTTTCAATCGCGTCTAAATCTTCTTGAGTTAAAGAGTGCTCAAGATCAATATCGTAATAAAAACCACGGTCGATGGTCGGACCTATCGCCATTTTTGCTTCTGGAAAAAGTTGCTTAATCGCATGACCAAGCAAGTGAGCACAGGAGTGACGAATGATCTCTAAACCATCTTCATCTTTAGCAGTGATGATTTCTAAGCTCGCATCATTTTCAATCAGATCACACGCATCAACACGGTTACCATCTACACGACCCGCGATGGTTGCTTTTGCAAGACCAGGACCGATAGATAGAGCAACATCCATTGTTGAAACAGCGTTGTCGAATTGGCGAGTACTGCCATCAGGAAGAGTAATTACAGGCATGATATATCCTATTTTCAGTGGTGCCACATACCAAGTAGCACATGATGAGTTTATTATTACTTTAAAAACAATCAGTTAATAAAATAAACATTTATGAATTCATTAATTTGGTACAAATCAAAATTGCAATCCAAATTAGAGTTGCTCATTTTAAAGAAACTGAATGAAATTGAAAGAACAAACGACAATACAAAGATAATTATTCAAGATTAAATCCATACATAATGTAGATGTGTTGCCTCTTCTTTGGAGTCTTATAATGAGTATAAATAATAAAACTAAACGATCAGTCTACCTATGTAATGCTACAGGTAGTTCTTGTTTATTATTTCAATAACTTTCAGCATTCAACCGCAATTGAAAAGTACCATAAACTGGTGAACTCAGAATTCATTGTCTAGAATATTTATTAGCTTGCGTTAAGTCTTACGACGAGGAAGAATCGCCATGGTAAGTGCCAAAGAATTTGCGGGGTGGTTAAAAGATAAATTCCTTAATGAGAAACAAGGAGTAAGCTTAACTCGTCGGGATATTAATCGCTTAACCGGCCGACATGGGTTTAACCTAGATTTTGTGCATGATACGCATTATGAACTCATGCAGTTTGGTATTGCTTTTGTCACAGATACCGCAAGAGAAAATTTTTACCTTATCTCAATCAATGACTCTAAAAACTGGCGAGAAACACTCGAACGTCAATTTGAAAAAGAATTATATTGCAATATTTACCCTATTGAACGTTCTGGCTAAAAAGGATAAAAATCGCCCCCCAGATAACGGTTTATTTGCACACAAATCAATTTTATTACATTTTTTTTGACAGGACCGACCAATTGTAAGCAATTGTCATATATAATCGCAGCTGTTTTTTCTACTAGTAGTGAATTATGTTTCTAACACCTTATTTTTCAACTCAAGACAATGCTTTCTCATTTACTCGCCAACAAGCAAGCCATTTTGCAAAAAAGATAGCAGGCGATTTCAACCCTATACACGATGAAGACAATAAACGCTTCTGTGTTCCTGGCGATCTTCTTTTTGCTGTTTTATTACAAAAAGAAGGCATTAGCCAAAAAATGAGCTTTCGTTTTTCAGGTATGGTAAGCGAAGGGATTGATCTTAAAGTCGAAGAAAAAGGCGAGCATAACAGCGCTGTCATTGATGCAAATGGCAAAGAATACTTACTGATGCACCACGAAGGTGAAGTCAGCAAAAACCAAGACTTTATCGCTCATGTTGTCACAAATTATGTTCAATTCTCTGGTATGAATTTCCCTCACATCATGGTTCCTCTTATGGAAGAGAAACAAATGATGATTAATGCCCAGCGTCCATTAGTTATTTATGAAAGCATGGACATCGAATTCTGCCGTTTAGATCTTTCTCATCCAGAGGTAGTTTACACAGGTGCAACTTTCGATATTACCGACAAACGTGGTGTTGTGACATTAAACTTCGATTTTAAAGAAGATGGAATGGTGGTTGGAACTGGCGTAAAAAAAATGGTCGCAAGCGGCTTAAAGCCTTATGAACAAACGGATATTGATGACTTAGTAACACGCTTCAATCAAAGAAAAGATAAATTTTTATCTGAAAATCAATAACTAACCTTCTAGAAATCATTATCTAAGCCGAAGTATTTAATTTATCCTTCGGCTTTTTTATCGCCAGCATTTTCAATCAACCTCACCCAATAAATTGAAATTCACAACACAAATGGTTCATCGATTGAATCGGCGCATAATAACAGGTTAATGAGCGCTGTATAATCATTGATGCCGCCAATACTTCAGAGCTAAATTAAAGGCTAGATTTAGATATATCTACTCAGTTATCGTTTTTAATTACATTTTTCTTGCATAATATACCCCGCTGTTTAGTATATCCACCTAGTGACAATTAATGCAGAATGGAAGCATGACTATTCAAATAAATGCAATCAATAAATTCTATGGTACCAACCAGGTTCTTCATGATGTGAGTTTTACCTGTGAGACTGGTGATACCTTGGTATTACTTGGCCCAAGTGGTGCTGGAAAAAGCTCATTACTTCGAGTTTTAAACTTATTAGAAGTACCTGATAGCGGTCGGCTCACCATTTCAAACGAATCTTTTGATTTTAGCAATTCAATTTCTGAAAAAGATGGCCTAGTACTACGAAAAAAAGTCGGAATGGTTTTCCAACAATATAATCTATGGCCTCATATGAGTGTAATGGATAATTTAATTGAAGCCCCCGTAAAAGTTTTAGGTATGTCAAAAACACAAGCAAAAAAAGAAGCATTAAAAATTCTTACCACTTTGCAGCTTTCAGATAAAGTTGATGCTTGGCCTTTAAAATTATCTGGAGGCCAACAACAACGTGTTGCCATAGCTCGAGCTTTAATGATGAAACCGGATGTTTTGCTCTTTGATGAGCCAACAGCAGCGCTTGATCCTGAAATCACCTCACAGATAGTAACCATTATTAAAGAACTCAGTAAAACCGGCATTACCCAAATCATCGTAACGCATGAGGTCGATTTTGCGAAAAAAATCGCCAGTCATCTGCTCTATTTGGAAAAAGGTCATGTTGTTGAATATGGCGACAATTCCAGCTTTATTCACCCAAAATCAAAAGCTTTTGCAGATTATTTAAAACACTGATAATACACAATTTAATGAATAGTGAAATTTCACCAATATAAATGGAGTTATACAATGAAAAAAATTCTACTTGCTAGTTTAATTGGCCTTGCTTCTACTCACGCCTTTGCACAAGAAGAAATTAAGTTTGCCACTGAAGCAACCTATGCCCCATTTGAATACATGGATGACAACAACCAAATCAAAGGCTTTGATATCGATCTTGCTAACGCACTTTGCCAAGAAATCAAAGCAAAATGTACATTCCAGAATCAAGCATTTGATAGTCTAATTCCAGCCCTAAAATTCAAACGTTACGATGCTGCAATCTCAGCGATGGATATCACTGATGCTCGTTTGAAACAAGTAAGCTTCACTAACGCTTATTATGATAATGCTGCTGCATTTGTTTCTGTAAAAGGTAAAGTTTCCGATCAAGCCGATTTAAAAGGCAAGCGTGTTGGAGTTCAAAACGGCTCAACCCATCAAAGCTTTCTTGTTGATCAAATGACTGGTGTCACCTCTGTCCCTTACGCAAGCTACCAAGATGCTTTCATTGATATGCAAAATGGACGTATTGATAGTGTCTTTGGTGATACTGCCGTTGTGGCAGAATGGTTCAAGAAAGATGACACATTAGCTTACGTAGGTGAACCGGTAACTAATAAGCAATATTTTGGTAATGGTTTTGGTATCGCCGTCAATAAAGACAACCAAGCACTTGTTGACCAACTTAATAAAGCACTAGAAACCGTTAAAGAAAATGGCCAATATCAAGCTATTTTTGATAAGTACTTCGGCACGAATAAGTAGTTAAGTGAAAAAGATTCAGTGATATTTTCAGGTTACTCTCTAGCATTAATACAAGCAAGTTGGCTTACTATTGAGCTCGCTTTCAGCAGCCTTGTAGTGGGTTTAGTGTTATCCATTCTTTTCGCGAGCGGTGAAATGTCTCGCTTTAAAGTCATTGCATGGCCTACGACCACTTTAGTCACTATCATTAGAGGGTTACCTGAACTTCTCGTTGTATTATTTATTTTCTTTGGTTCTGGCCAAGTATTGTTTTATATCACGGGCGAATATATCGAAATAAGCCCGTTCCTTTCTGGTGTCATTGCCCTCTCGCTAATCTTTGCTTCGTATGCTGCACAGACATTACGTGGGGCATTAAAAGCCGTTCCAAAAGGGCAAAGTGAAGCCGCAAGTGCTTTAGGCTTAAGTAAGAGCCGATCTTTTGTAAGAATTGTGTTACCACAAGCTATTCGCCATGCTCTTCCGGGTTTAACTAACCAATGGTTGGTGCTACTTAAGGATACTGCATTAGTTTCTTTAATTGGCGTGACAGATCTATTAAAGCAAGCCCAATTAACATCTGCTGCAACGCATCAAAGTTTTACTTGGTATGCGACCGCAGCGGCGGTTTATTTAATCATAACGTTAATTACCCAACGCATAATTGCCAAAATAAATAAAAAATACCAACTGCAAGAAACCACCATGACACAAAAAAAGAAGCCTCGTAAAAAAGCTGCCATTGGAGCCAAACTATGAATGAACAACATATTTGGCAACTTTTAGATGGATTACAAATCAGTCTTGAGTTAACCATTGCGGCCTTACTAGTAGGCTGTTCCTTATCATTATTAATGACGACAACCCTAATTATCCGTATCCCTGTTATTCATTGGCTTAGTCGAATAATCATTACCCTATTCACAGGCACCCCTTTACTTGTTCAGATTTTTTTAATTTATTATGGCCCTGGACAATTTGAATGGCTTCGCAACAGTCTGGCTTGGAACTGGCTAAGCCAACCTTGGTTTTGCGCCATGTTAGCCTTAGCACTCAATACAGCAGCTTACAGTACCCAATTATTCAAAGGAGCATTTGATGCCATTCCATCCGGTCAATGGCAAGCTTGTAGAGCATTAGGTATGAATACCAAAACCACACTGGGTGTACTTCTTCCTTACGCTATTCGTAGAGCGATTCCAGCTTATTCCAATGAAGTCATTCTGGTTTTCAAAGGGACATCACTCGCCAGCACCATAACGATAATGGACCTAATGGGCTATGCTCAACGTATTAACGCGCAAACTTATGATACCTTGACGGTGTTTGGTATTGCTGGAGCGTTTTACTTACTAGTAAACGGCACCCTGACTCTTATATTTAGACAGATAGAGAAAAAAGTTTTATCTTTTGAGTCAAGCAGCCATTAAGTGAATATAATCTCGTGCTTAATATGAGAAAACGGTTACTTTAAAATAACAAGACTTTTATGTAAAAAGCCCAATTCAATACAAATTGGGCTTTTCTCTTTCAGCTGTATTTAGCTTTGATTTGAAACCATTACTTTAAATGGTTTCAAATATTGCACCACAGTTAATTCTTGCATCATAGCTAGTTATTGCACCATAGCTAATAAAGCTTGAAGTGGGTGTTTTGGTTTCACTCCCTCAAAACGCTTCACTTGGCTACGGCATGAATAACCGGTAGCAAGACAGTATTCCTTGTCTAAACGATTCATATTCGGCTGCCAGCTTAATTGATAAATTCCTTGAGACATTTCAAACTTATCCGCTTCATGTCCAAACGTTCCCGCCATACCACAGCAGCCAACAGGAATAGTATTTAATGTGGCACCAAAATGAGTAAAAATCTGCCCCCATTCTTTTTCTGAATTAGGCAGTTTGGTTTTCTCAGTGCAATGTGAAAACAAATTCCACGATTGCTGCGATGCCACAGCCGTAAACTTAAATTGATGTAAGTTTGGTTGTAGCCATTCATGCACACTGAGCACTTTAAAGCTCCCCGCTTTTTCACCTAATACTTCACGATATTCATCGCGGTAACAAAGTACGGTTGCCGGATCTACGCCAACCATTGGAATGTTTAATTTTACTAGTGTATTCAAAAATTCAGCTGTTGAGGTGGCTGTTTGAGCAAACTGCTTTAAAAAACCTTTTACATGTTGTGCCTTACCATTCGGTTTAAATGGCAATACGACCGGTTTTTTACCTAGTTTAATGGCTAATTCGACAAAATCGGATACAACGTCAGCATCATAAAAACTCGTGAACGGGTCTTGGACGATCAGTACATAATCTTGCCGTTGTTCATCAGATAATAACTGCAACTGAGATAAGCTAAACCGGCTGTCCCAGTCATTATTTTCTAAGGTTTTCTTAAGTGTAGGGACTGACAACAATGGCGCATCAATGTAACCAATACTGCGTTTAGTCAAACCTTGAATCCATGACATTCCTAGTATACCGTTCACTAATTTTGGCGTACTTGCCATTATCGGCAAGAAGCTTTCAATGTTGGCCACTAAATAATCTTTAACAGGACGCTGATAACGTGTGTAATACACATTTAAAAAACGAGACCGGAACGAAGGTACATCAACATTAATTGGGCATTGACTAGCACAGGCTTTACAAGCTAAACAGCCATTCAGTGCTTCAAATACTTCATGTGAAAAATCATATTCACTCTTCTTTTTCATACTGTGACGAACTCGGTCAATCATCAACTTTATCGAGCTGTTGCCATTTAATGCTTGTTGTTCTAAATCAAGAATATCAATGCCATTAGCGGTTAATTGACGAAGCCATTCGCGCACTAACCCCGCCCGTCCTTTCGGTGAGTGCCGACGATCGGCTGTGATTTTCATGGAAGGACACATTGGTGAATTCACATCGTAATTAAAGCACAAGCCATTACCATTACATTCCATCGCTTGTCTAAAACTGTCACGAACCGTGATTGGAATTTGTCTATCAAATGTTGCACGCTTAGTATCAGACACTTTAACAAGTTCATCTTGACTGTCTAATGGCGTACAAATTTTACCTGGATTCATCTTATTAAGCGGATCAAACGCCGCTTTAACTCGGCGTAATTGTAAAAATAACTCATCACCAAAGAATTCAGGTCCGTATTCAGAGCGATAACCTTTCCCATGCTCGCCCCACATTAGACCGCCATATTTAGCAACCAGTTTAACCACTTCATCCGACACTTGGTGCATCAACTTTTCTTGTTCAGGATCACATAGATCCAATGCAGGCCTTACGTGTAAAACCCCGGCATCAACATGACCAAACATGCCATAGTTGAGTGATTTACTGTCTAGCAACTCACGAAACTCAACAATAAAGTCGGCTAAATTTTCAGGCGGCACACAAGTGTCTTCTGCAAACGCAATCGGTTTGGCCCGACCTTTAGCCCCCCCTAATAAACCCACCGCTTTTTTCCGCATATTGTAGATTTTATTAATACCGGCAAGATCATTACAAACTTGAAAACCAATAATACCGCCTTCTTCGGTTTCCAATTTAACCTCAAGTTGAGCAACAAGATCATTCACTAAAAATGCGACTTCACTTTCACTTTCGCCAGCAAATTCAATAATATTAATACCTTGCATATCCTTGCCTTCGACATCCGTCAATAAATCACTCACGGTATGCCAGACAATATCTTGTTTAGCTAAATTTAAAACTTTGGAGTCAACAGTTTCAACGGATAAAGCTTGAGCTTCCACCATCAAAGGAGCGCTACGTAGTGCTGAATCAAACGAATTGTATTTAACATTCACCAGAGTTCTGGCTTTCGGTATCGGGGTTAAGTTCAATTTTGCTTCTGTAATAAACGCTAATGAACCTTCTGCGCCACACAATACACGCGCTAAATTAAATTCACCTTTATCATTTTCTGTTTGCGATACTTTGGATGCCTGAAATGACAACGCATTTTTTAGATCGTAACCCGTTAAGAATCGATTTAATGGTGGAAATTTAGCGTCAATGGCCGCTCGGTTTTCACGGCATACACGTTCCGTTTCTGCTAAGGCTCTACTTGCAATCGTACCTAATGCTGGCACTTCATCCGAGCCATCCGTTTCATACATCGAACCATCAGAAAATACAGCCTGAAGTGATAAAACATGATCAGAGGTTTTTCCATACTTTAATGACCCCTGACCAGAAGCATCCGTATTCACCATACCACCAAGCGTCGCACGATTACTGGTTGATAGATCTGGAGAAAAAAAGTAACCATATGGACGAACCACATCATTAAGCTGATCTTTTACCACACCAGATTGAGCTCTTACCCAACCTTCTTGTTCATTCACTTCAAGGACTTTATTCATATGGCGAGACATGTCGACCACAATACCTTTAGTCAATGACTGTCCGTTGGTTCCTGTGCCCCCACCTCTAGGTGAAAAAGTGACACTGTCATATTTACGCTGTGAACCAACTTGCCCAATTAACTGAACATCGTGATTGTTCCTCGGCAAAACAACGGCTTGGGGAAGCTGTTGATATACACTGTTATCGGTGGCTACCGCTAAACGGCTAGCATAGGTTTGTTCAATATCGCCACTAAATCCAGCTTTTGATAGCTCAGAAAGATAAGCACCCACCACAGGATCAACGTCAAAACGCTGATTCAAAAGTGGAAGTGTGCTTGGTGTTGTTTTTGATGTATCGCTATTTGGTAACATTGCGCCTCATGCCCCTGCTTCGCTGATCCCTTCAGCTTGGGATGTTTATATACCTAAGTGACTTCAAGATGCAGAATTCAATTTGCCTTGCCTAAAGCTTGTTTTATTCTTGCTGAAACTCGCACCTTGAAGTTACTTGGGTATAGCCATCATAAAGTTTGATGACCATCACTTTACAACATTTGTCATAACCTTAGGAATAGAAAGTTAACGATTGCGCATAATCAGTGATGCTTCATAAATATTCCCTTTTAGTTTGAGGGTTGTTCTTTCTAATAAGCGCAAAAAACGGTAGTATACGCGGCTCATTTATTCGCCTTTACTATAGTTAGAAGATTAATGGATAAACAAAAAGCCCTTAAAAAAATCGCCAAATGCTTAGAGTTGGGGAATTCCGCTAATGTCAATGAAGCGGCACAAGCGATTAGAATGGCCCATCGTCTCATGCTTAAATATGGTTTGGATAAGGACGATATTGATTTCATTAAATTGGGTAAGACACAGTCTAGTCATCTTTTACCTGCGAATATCAGTTCAAACCTTCTTCGGATTATCCGTGGTATCAACACTCGTTTCGGTGTTGAGGCCGTATTGCTCAACCATAAAGGCTTAAAACGTGTTGAATTCATTGGTGAGGCCGACCGCGCAATTTTTGCGGCGTTTGCTTTTGATAT from Vibrio casei includes:
- the thrS gene encoding threonine--tRNA ligase, which encodes MPVITLPDGSTRQFDNAVSTMDVALSIGPGLAKATIAGRVDGNRVDACDLIENDASLEIITAKDEDGLEIIRHSCAHLLGHAIKQLFPEAKMAIGPTIDRGFYYDIDLEHSLTQEDLDAIEKRMKELAKTKYQVVKKKVSWQEARDAFEARGESYKIEILDENVARDDRPGLYHHEEYIDMCRGPHVPNMSFCQHFTLLNVAGAYWRGNSDNKMLQRIYGTAFSDKKQLKEHLVRLEEAAKRDHRKIGKHLDLFHMQQEAPGMVFWHHNGWSIFRELEVFVREKLTEYDYQEVKGPLMMDRVLWERSGHWDKYADAMFTTSSENREYAIKPMNCPGHVQIFNQGLKSYRDLPLRMAEFGSCHRNEPSGALHGIMRVRGFTQDDAHIFCTEEQIQDEVKQCIKMVYDVYNTFGFENIVVKLSTRPEQRVGSDEIWDKSESDLKLALESMDIPYEIQEGEGAFYGPKIEFTLHDCLDRAWQCGTVQLDFNLPNRLGATYVGESNERLVPVMIHRAILGSLERFIGILIEEYAGFFPTWLAPEQAVITGITDKQADYVQQVAQKLQKSGFKVKADLRNEKIGFKIREHTLKRVPYMLVCGDQEMEAGEIAVRTRKGKDLGKFKVEDFISYLHADVSSRKLNLEE
- a CDS encoding DUF3581 family protein, producing MFLTPYFSTQDNAFSFTRQQASHFAKKIAGDFNPIHDEDNKRFCVPGDLLFAVLLQKEGISQKMSFRFSGMVSEGIDLKVEEKGEHNSAVIDANGKEYLLMHHEGEVSKNQDFIAHVVTNYVQFSGMNFPHIMVPLMEEKQMMINAQRPLVIYESMDIEFCRLDLSHPEVVYTGATFDITDKRGVVTLNFDFKEDGMVVGTGVKKMVASGLKPYEQTDIDDLVTRFNQRKDKFLSENQ
- the artM gene encoding arginine ABC transporter permease ArtM gives rise to the protein MNEQHIWQLLDGLQISLELTIAALLVGCSLSLLMTTTLIIRIPVIHWLSRIIITLFTGTPLLVQIFLIYYGPGQFEWLRNSLAWNWLSQPWFCAMLALALNTAAYSTQLFKGAFDAIPSGQWQACRALGMNTKTTLGVLLPYAIRRAIPAYSNEVILVFKGTSLASTITIMDLMGYAQRINAQTYDTLTVFGIAGAFYLLVNGTLTLIFRQIEKKVLSFESSSH
- the artP gene encoding arginine ABC transporter ATP-binding protein ArtP — encoded protein: MTIQINAINKFYGTNQVLHDVSFTCETGDTLVLLGPSGAGKSSLLRVLNLLEVPDSGRLTISNESFDFSNSISEKDGLVLRKKVGMVFQQYNLWPHMSVMDNLIEAPVKVLGMSKTQAKKEALKILTTLQLSDKVDAWPLKLSGGQQQRVAIARALMMKPDVLLFDEPTAALDPEITSQIVTIIKELSKTGITQIIVTHEVDFAKKIASHLLYLEKGHVVEYGDNSSFIHPKSKAFADYLKH
- the ydiJ gene encoding D-2-hydroxyglutarate dehydrogenase YdiJ, with translation MLPNSDTSKTTPSTLPLLNQRFDVDPVVGAYLSELSKAGFSGDIEQTYASRLAVATDNSVYQQLPQAVVLPRNNHDVQLIGQVGSQRKYDSVTFSPRGGGTGTNGQSLTKGIVVDMSRHMNKVLEVNEQEGWVRAQSGVVKDQLNDVVRPYGYFFSPDLSTSNRATLGGMVNTDASGQGSLKYGKTSDHVLSLQAVFSDGSMYETDGSDEVPALGTIASRALAETERVCRENRAAIDAKFPPLNRFLTGYDLKNALSFQASKVSQTENDKGEFNLARVLCGAEGSLAFITEAKLNLTPIPKARTLVNVKYNSFDSALRSAPLMVEAQALSVETVDSKVLNLAKQDIVWHTVSDLLTDVEGKDMQGINIIEFAGESESEVAFLVNDLVAQLEVKLETEEGGIIGFQVCNDLAGINKIYNMRKKAVGLLGGAKGRAKPIAFAEDTCVPPENLADFIVEFRELLDSKSLNYGMFGHVDAGVLHVRPALDLCDPEQEKLMHQVSDEVVKLVAKYGGLMWGEHGKGYRSEYGPEFFGDELFLQLRRVKAAFDPLNKMNPGKICTPLDSQDELVKVSDTKRATFDRQIPITVRDSFRQAMECNGNGLCFNYDVNSPMCPSMKITADRRHSPKGRAGLVREWLRQLTANGIDILDLEQQALNGNSSIKLMIDRVRHSMKKKSEYDFSHEVFEALNGCLACKACASQCPINVDVPSFRSRFLNVYYTRYQRPVKDYLVANIESFLPIMASTPKLVNGILGMSWIQGLTKRSIGYIDAPLLSVPTLKKTLENNDWDSRFSLSQLQLLSDEQRQDYVLIVQDPFTSFYDADVVSDFVELAIKLGKKPVVLPFKPNGKAQHVKGFLKQFAQTATSTAEFLNTLVKLNIPMVGVDPATVLCYRDEYREVLGEKAGSFKVLSVHEWLQPNLHQFKFTAVASQQSWNLFSHCTEKTKLPNSEKEWGQIFTHFGATLNTIPVGCCGMAGTFGHEADKFEMSQGIYQLSWQPNMNRLDKEYCLATGYSCRSQVKRFEGVKPKHPLQALLAMVQ
- the artQ gene encoding arginine ABC transporter permease ArtQ: MIFSGYSLALIQASWLTIELAFSSLVVGLVLSILFASGEMSRFKVIAWPTTTLVTIIRGLPELLVVLFIFFGSGQVLFYITGEYIEISPFLSGVIALSLIFASYAAQTLRGALKAVPKGQSEAASALGLSKSRSFVRIVLPQAIRHALPGLTNQWLVLLKDTALVSLIGVTDLLKQAQLTSAATHQSFTWYATAAAVYLIITLITQRIIAKINKKYQLQETTMTQKKKPRKKAAIGAKL
- a CDS encoding arginine ABC transporter substrate-binding protein; the protein is MKKILLASLIGLASTHAFAQEEIKFATEATYAPFEYMDDNNQIKGFDIDLANALCQEIKAKCTFQNQAFDSLIPALKFKRYDAAISAMDITDARLKQVSFTNAYYDNAAAFVSVKGKVSDQADLKGKRVGVQNGSTHQSFLVDQMTGVTSVPYASYQDAFIDMQNGRIDSVFGDTAVVAEWFKKDDTLAYVGEPVTNKQYFGNGFGIAVNKDNQALVDQLNKALETVKENGQYQAIFDKYFGTNK